GACCCTAAGAAAAGCGGACGCTTTCACTAATTTTATGAATGCAGTTTGGCGTGCGTGGATGGATTTTCGTTACGAAAAGAAAAACGAAATTGGCTTTTAATTTATTTATCCAAACACACTCAAAAGAGCCTCCTTCCCAAAAAAAAGTATTGGGGTTTTAAATGATTAAAAAAATAGGCTATTGATTTTTTATGATTAACAAGGAACATGCCATCATTCGCACATCAGACCTATTTGATGCCAAACATTTATTACGATTTTACGCCAGTGAAAACATGTACGGAGCCTTACTTGATGGAAAGCGTGAGCCTATTCTGCCCAATCAGAGTGAATTGGAGGAACTCCTACAAAACAAAGATGCAACACAATCTTTTTATGCAGTCGAAGATAAAGAAGGGAACCTCCACGGGTTCATTGTTTTGAAGGGTATCAATCAGGAGGCTCTCTTTGGTGAAATCATTCTTTTATTCGATAATCAAACGTATTTAACAAATTCACCATTAATCCATGATGCATTAGAATTTATCGAAAATAAGGCATTCCGACAACTTCACTTAAAAAAACTTGTGACCACCTGCATCGATGAAGAAGAGCCTCTTAAAAATTTCCTTCAACAACACCTATATATTCTGGCAGGAATAATGCGGGAGGTGTTATTTGCTCGTGGAAAATGGCATAATCTTGAAACATGGGTTAAATTAAGTTCTACCACGAACTAATATTCATTTAATAGTATTATTTGAGGGATTAGAGCAGTGAGTATTGTTACAAAAACATTTATTCGTAGAGCAGATAGAGAGGACCTCGACCTGCTTGTTCGCTGGATGGAAGATGAAGATTTTCAATACTTCCTTTATGGAGACCCTGCACGTTCCCCTCGTCTTATTCGTGACCAGATTGTAGGTTATTTAAGTAAAACCGCAGGCAGTCCTATCCCTGGAAGTGTTTATTTCATCGTCGATTCGCCTAACGGACCTATTGGCATGATTTCATTACAAAATATCAGTTGGCGGAATCGTTCCTGTAATCTTGATGTCTACATATCACCTCAACATCGAGGACACCTTTCAACAGGGATTAATGTATACCGTGCATTAGAGTATGCCTTTGACGAATTAAACATGCACCGTGTTTCTGCAATTATCTACGCTTTTAATCAACCCTCTTGGAGATTGCTCGAGTTTCTGGGTGCTAAAAGGGAAGTAACCTTAAAAGACCATATACTGCGAAATGGTATCTGGCACGATGTGTTTGTTTACGGCTTACTAAAACAAGAATTTAATGTATGGCGTGAAAAATATGCTGAACAATCCAAAGAAGTCACTTTGCAAAAAATGATAGAGTCCATGAAATGCTATTTGGAGAAAAATTTGTGAATCCAAAGTACCTACTTATCATTTTTGTGATTTATATTCTGTTAGAATTTACACGGAATCTGTTCAAAAAAAATTTTTTTTCTTCCCTTAC
Above is a window of Candidatus Hydrogenedens sp. DNA encoding:
- a CDS encoding GNAT family protein; this translates as MINKEHAIIRTSDLFDAKHLLRFYASENMYGALLDGKREPILPNQSELEELLQNKDATQSFYAVEDKEGNLHGFIVLKGINQEALFGEIILLFDNQTYLTNSPLIHDALEFIENKAFRQLHLKKLVTTCIDEEEPLKNFLQQHLYILAGIMREVLFARGKWHNLETWVKLSSTTN
- a CDS encoding GNAT family protein translates to MSIVTKTFIRRADREDLDLLVRWMEDEDFQYFLYGDPARSPRLIRDQIVGYLSKTAGSPIPGSVYFIVDSPNGPIGMISLQNISWRNRSCNLDVYISPQHRGHLSTGINVYRALEYAFDELNMHRVSAIIYAFNQPSWRLLEFLGAKREVTLKDHILRNGIWHDVFVYGLLKQEFNVWREKYAEQSKEVTLQKMIESMKCYLEKNL